In Drosophila santomea strain STO CAGO 1482 chromosome 3L, Prin_Dsan_1.1, whole genome shotgun sequence, a single window of DNA contains:
- the LOC120448497 gene encoding iduronate 2-sulfatase isoform X2, whose translation MITARLLFSLLMMPVLLDAAAPPRRPNVVMVIFDDLRPVIGAYGDPLASTPYLDNFARGSHIFTRAYSQQSLCAPSRNSLLTGRRPDTLHLYDFYSYWRTFIGNFTTLPQYFKEHGYYTYSCGKVFHPGLSSNNTDDYPLSWSAPAFRPRTEQFMNSPVCPDKEGILRKNLICPVELQTQPYKTLPDIESVAEALRFVESRSTRKEEPFFLAMGFHKPHINFRFPRQFLSRFHLSQFYNYTEDSLKPPDMPAVAWNPYTDVRARDDFKHTNISFPYGPISPLQAAQIRQSYYASVSYVDDLFGKLIGGLDLDETVVLVLGDHGWSLGEHAEWAKYSNFEVALRVPLIIRTPQFPVAQARYYHGITELLDVFPTLVDLAGLPKLPNCQRSQKLTCGEGKSLYPQLMGLGTDEHVALSQYPRPGMLPTKHPNSDKPKLRNIKIMGYSLRTDIYRYTLWVRFHAQNFSRDWHDVYGEELYDHRLDSGEELNLVPLPHYDDVRQRLRLRLMEVVGS comes from the exons ATGATCACTGCTCGTCTCCTGTTCTCGCTGCTTATGATGCCAGTGCTGCTGGACGCAGCTGCTCCGCCACGACGACCGAATGTGGTGATGGTGATCTTCGATGATCTGCGTCCAGTGATTGGCGCTTATGGCGATCCACTGGCTAGCACTCCGTATCTGGATAACTTTGCCAGGGGAAGTCACATCTTTACAAGAGCTTACAGTCAG CAATCCCTGTGCGCACCCAGCCGGAATTCGCTGCTCACAGGTCGAAGACCGGATACTCTGCATCTGTACGATTTCTATAGCTACTGGCGCACTTTCATCGGAAATTTTACCACTTTGCCGCAGTACTTTAAGGAGCACGGATATTACACCTATAGCTGCGGAAAGGTCTTCCATCCTGGCCTCTCCTCCAACAACACGGATGACTATCCCCTAAGTTGGTCGGCTCCAGCATTTCGTCCCCGTACCGAGCAGTTTATGAACTCGCCCGTATGTCCCGATAAGGAGGGCATTCTCCGCAAGAATCTCATCTGTCCCGTGGAGCTGCAAACCCAGCCGTACAAAACTCTGCCCGACATCGAGTCCGTGGCGGAGGCACTGCGCTTTGTGGAGTCACGGAGCACGCGGAAGGAGGAACCCTTCTTTCTGGCCATGGGTTTTCACAAGCCTCACATTAATTTCCGGTTTCCACGGCAATTTCTGTCAAGATTCCACCTCTCCCAGTTTTACAACTACACGGAGGACAGCCTGAAGCCGCCGGATATGCCGGCAGTGGCCTGGAATCCCTACACGGATGTGCGGGCCAGGGATGACTTCAAGCACACCAATATATCGTTTCCCTACGGCCCGATATCGCCACTCCAGGCTGCTCAGATACGACAGAGCTACTACGCCTCGGTGTCCTATGTGGATGATCTGTTTGGCAAGCTGATTGGAGGATTGGATCTGGATGAGacggtggtgctggtgctgggcGATCATGGCTGGTCCCTGGGCGAGCACGCCGAGTGGGCCAAGTACAGCAACTTCGAGGTGGCTCTCAGGGTTCCACTGATCATAAGAACTCCACAATTCCCTGTCGCCCAAGCAAGGTACTATCACGGGATCACAGAACTCCTGGATGTTTTTCCCACCTTGGTGGATCTGGCGGGCTTACCCAAATTGCCCAACTGCCAGAGATCCCAGAAGTTGACCTGTGGCGAGGGAAAAAGCCTTTACCCTCAACTAATGGGACTGGGAA CGGATGAGCATGTGGCCCTCAGTCAATATCCAAGACCCGGAATGCTGCCCACAAAGCATCCAAACAGCGACAAGCCCAAGCTGCGGAATATCAAAATCATGGGCTATAGTCTCAGAACCGATATATATAGGTATACCTTGTGGGTGAGGTTCCATGCGCAAAACTTCAGCAGAG ACTGGCACGATGTGTATGGCGAGGAGTTGTACGACCATCGCCTGGATTCTGGCGAGGAATTGAATCTGGTGCCCCTGCCGCACTACGATGATGTGCGTCAGCGCCTCCGCTTGCGATTGATGGAGGTGGTGGGCAGCTAG
- the LOC120448224 gene encoding YTH domain-containing protein 1, translated as MPRAASKQTLPMREMADLDAVHLGLDENEADIAEELQDFEFNTRSEASESNGGDSSDSEPSISSVSTATSSLVGSGKRKTKKPAKESPQPAVETKSSKSSAKNKAKREPTPEELNGGKKKKRTGSESKKTSSSEPSDKVKAKSPDTEDRQPPVKKSRTKKPSNANDSAGHKSDLSEAEDEKPSLPTLESDSESSDSDSGTQHKRNGGNGGGNGRGKASSKSSTPEKDSVGGGTHSHSQKGYDYMTKLNYLFRDTRFFLIKSNNSDNVQLSKNKSVWATLPQNDANLNQAFKEARNVLLIFSVNESGKFAGFARMAAPSRRDIPQVAWVLPPSISPKALGGVIELDWICRKELSFNATLHLHNTWNEGKPVKIGRDGQEIEPKIGGELCRLFPEDEQIELTPILKKSKETARVMREKGIHVIYKPPRSLSSRGHGGGGRGGGRGANHDHLGPMRHKRSYHGPPHHRPYRHHHGMGLPPGGGFKRSGSPYRQMGGAAGAPPGGPGDMAIPSWERYMSSAAAAEAYVADYMRNMHGQLPPLPFVPPFAQLPMPGAGAGAAGALPPGAAAAMYEQLPPPVRYYDGPGAPPLPDYPPPQRPPPPGFDKAPSYEEFAAWKNAGLPTVPPPGFPVYGGAANGGSNGAGGVAAAQAAAAGGGMGGGGGGGSGGGMGGPGGYRNRDGNNGSAGGRRREYGNRSGGGGSSRDSRPFRERGGGGGQRSYRDNRR; from the exons ATGCCAAGAGCAGCCA GTAAACAAACGCTGCCGATGCGCGAGATGGCGGACTTGGATGCAGTGCACCTGGGCCTGGACGAGAACGAGGCGGACATTGCCGAGGAGCTGCAAGACTTTGAGTTCAATACAAGGAGTGAGGCTTCCGAATCGAATGGTGGGGACTCATCCGACTCGGAGCCCAGTATCAGCTCGGTGAGCACTGCCACATCCTCCCTGGTGGGCAGTGGTAAGCGGAAGACCAAGAAGCCGGCCAAGGAAAGCCCTCAACCCGCTGTCGAGACCAAATCCTCAAAGTCTTCCGCAAAGAACAAAGCCAAACGGGAACCCACTCCCGAGGAGCTAAATGGTGGCAAGAAAAAGAAACGCACAGGCAGCGAGTCGAAGAAAACATCCTCATCTGAGCCTTCCGATAAGGTCAAGGCCAAATCTCCGGATACCGAGGACCGACAACCGCCCGTCAAGAAGTCGCGCACCAAGAAACCATCTAATGCTAACGATTCTGCTGGCCACAAAAGTGATCTCAGCGAGGCTGAGGACGAGAAACCAAGTCTTCCAACTTTGGAGTCCGACAGCGAGTCCTCTGACTCGGATTCAGGCACGCAGCACAAGAGAAACGGAGGAAATGGAGGCGGCAACGGCCGGGGTAAAGCCAGCTCCAAAAGCTCCACGCCGGAAAAGGATTCGGTCGGCGGCGGTacgcattcacattcacagAAGGGCTACGACTATATGACCAAGCTGAACTACCTATTCCGAGACACACGGTTCTTCCTCATCAAGTCCAACAATAGCGACAACGTCCAGCTGTCTAAGAACAAGAGTGTATGGGCCACGCTGCCGCAGAACGACGCCAATCTTAACCAGGCATTCAAGGAGGCCAGAAACGTCCTGCTCATCTTCTCGGTCAACGAGAGTG GTAAATTCGCAGGCTTTGCTCGGATGGCGGCCCCCTCACGGCGGGACATTCCTCAGGTGGCCTGGGTATTGCCGCCTAGTATTTCGCCCAAGGCACTCGGCGGCGTCATCGAGCTTGACTGGATCTGCCGCAAGGAATTGTCTTTCAACGCCACCCTACACCTGCACAACACCTGGAACGAGGGGAAGCCGGTGAAGATTGGTCGCGATGGCCAAGAGATTGAGCCCAAGATTGGCGGCGAGCTGTGTCGTCTCTTCCCCGAGGATGAGCAAATCGAACTCACTCCCATACTCAAGAAATCCAAGGAGACAGCTCGAGTTATGCGAGAAAAAGGCATCCACGTGATCTACAAGCCGCCTAGGAGTCTATCCTCGCGAGGCCATGGAGGAGGCGGTCGTGGCGGAGGCAGAGGAGCGAATCACGACCACCTCGGCCCGATGCGGCATAAGAGGAGCTACCACGGACCACCACACCATCGCCCGTATCGTCACCATCATGGCATGGGCCTTCCGCCGGGCGGTGGCTTTAAGAGAAGCGGTTCTCCCTACCGCCAGATGGGAGGTGCAGCAGGAGCACCACCCGGCGGACCGGGCGACATGGCCATACCATCATGGGAACGCTACATGTCCtcggctgcagctgctgaaGCATACGTGGCGGATTATATGCGCAACATGCACGGCCAACTACCGCCGTTACCCTTCGTTCCTCCGTTCGCCCAGCTGCCGATGCCAGGTGCTGGGGCGGGAGCAGCTGGAGCCCTGCCACCGGGAGCAGCGGCTGCCATGTACGAGCAGCTGCCGCCACCGGTGCGGTACTACGATGGACCGGGTGCACCGCCTCTGCCGGATTATCCGCCTCCCCAGCGACCACCGCCACCGGGCTTCGACAAGGCGCCGAGCTACGAGGAGTTTGCTGCCTGGAAGAACGCCGGCCTGCCCACAGTGCCACCACCGGGCTTCCCTGTCTACGGCGGAGCAGCCAATGGTGGTAGCAATGGAGCTGGCGGTGTAGCTGCTGCCCAGGCAGCGGCTGCCGGCGGAGGCatgggcggcggtggaggtggaggatccGGTGGCGGAATGGGTGGACCCGGCGGCTATCGGAATCGGGACGGCAACAATGGTTCCGCGGGCGGTCGTCGACGGGAGTACGGAAATCGCAGCGGTGGCGGCGGATCTTCGCGGGATTCGCGACCGTTTCGCGAgcgtggcggcggcggcggccagcGAAGCTATCGGGACAACAGGCGCTAG
- the LOC120448257 gene encoding brain protein I3 yields the protein MADTHKDAAPPSYEEVMNSPSQDSRTNVGVHQGAPSAPPPNMHMPSYGAFETTPVSVVIQPAPVAMPTEIIVVGGCPSCRIGYLEDTYSACGLCCAIFFFPLGILCCLAMREKRCYNCGTVF from the exons ATGGCAGATACCCACAAAGATGCCGCGCCGCCGAGCTACGAAGAAGTCATGAACAGTCCCTCGCAGG ATTCCCGGACGAACGTGGGCGTGCATCAGGGAGCACCCAGTGCACCGCCACCGAATATGCACATGCCCAGCTACGGAGCTTTTGAGACGACGCCGGTGAGCGTGGTGATTCAGCCGGCTCCGGTCGCTATGCCCACGGAGATCATCGTTGTTGGCGGATGCCCTTCTTGTAGGATTGGATATCTGGAGGACACCTATTCCGCCTGCGGACTGTGCTGCGCCATCTTCTTCTTCCCGCTGGGAATCCTCTGTTGCTTGGCCATGCGCGAGAAACGCTGTTACAACTGCGGAACTGTTTTCTAA
- the LOC120448225 gene encoding spermatogenesis-associated protein 5-like protein 1, with product MHHNKLDFPAFPLSLLDDSDLQPQRCYIPLEQDSTGTGWYRCHLSDGSYAVCWVTLRVGSETCCFLDGIVTSLTPFCPTNQRLVLVEPLKLVSSLQRISCVVTVTQEMLQRPLVSLEDLEDDVRVFLRHLKLTKGCSVQHRRLEQLGIASVQISDAPGVADDECFEIARDVKLLLVDIRLGTPFPLDLTSKYLPQSFEQPMEHLEQLLETSKSSFSHRFPTTALVVGPVGCGKSRLLSEFLRRHSCNCFCITASQVLRSYPGETEEELRRIFQAAETFKEQLRPLLSIVILIEDLELLCPLTGVADTKNSSNSLRISAQLYKLLDALPQGIICLATSGLPDSLHEHARRRFVREVTIDMPSEKQRRQLVEHLCQDNELQISETSLDHIARNTQGYVIADLTLLLRRVQQQLLSKDNFNLEQIFHQTLLQTQPSASRSTDVRVSKMMAGFKVIGGMEALKRTLQVSVLAGLRQSAAFARFGLSLPKGVLLYGPPGCAKTTVAKCLAKEADMTFIATSAAEVYSPYVGCAERFISRIFDTARKNAPCLIFLDEIDSLVGRRTVSSGGGGGQVQLRILSTLLTEMDGIVGGGSQQHILVVAATNRPDMIDDALMRPGRFDKLIHVPAPDEESRLALLKLHSQRMPFHNNVVLEEIAARTERYSGADMCNLCNEAAIEAFQRDFEATEIELQDFEKVLAKQKSSLTQSQIDGYYKFAHRFL from the exons ATGCACCACAACAAGTTGGATTTCCCggcttttccgctttccctGCTGGACGACAGCGATCTACAGCCGCAAAGGTGTTATATTCCCCTGGAGCAGGACTCTACTGGAACAGGATGGTATCGTTGCCACCTTAGCGACGGCAGCTACGCAGTTTGTTGGGTAACTCTGCGTGTCGGCAGTGAAACTTGTTGCTTCCTGGATGGAATCGTAACCTCCTTGACGCCATTCTGCCCCACCAATCAGCGGTTGGTGCTTGTGGAGCCACTTAAGTTAGTTTCCAGCCTGCAGAGAATTTCATGCGTGGTCACAGTCACCCAGGAGATGCTGCAGCGACCTCTGGTGTCCCTGGAGGATCTGGAGGACGATGTGCGGGTGTTTCTTCGCCACCTGAAGCTAACCAAAGGATGCTCCGTGCAGCACAGACGCCTTGAGCAGTTGGGCATTGCCAGTGTGCAGATTTCCGATGCTCCAGGAGTTGCCGATGACGAATGCTTTGAAATAGCTCGTGATGTTAAACTACTCCTGGTGGACATACGACTGGGAACCCCCTTTCCTTTGGACTTGACCTCAAAGTATCTGCCCCAGAGCTTCGAGCAACCCATGGAGCATTTGGAGCAACTCCTGGAAACCTCTAAGAGCAGCTTTTCGCACAGATTCCCAACTACAGCATTAGTTGTGGGTCCGGTGGGTTGTGGAAAAAGTCGTCTGCTCAGTGAGTTCCTCCGTCGTCATAGCTGCAACTGCTTTTGCATTACAGCTAGCCAGGTGCTGCGCTCATATCCCGGCGAAACCGAAGAGGAGTTGAGGAGGATCTTTCAGGCTGCTGAAACTTTCAAGGAGCAACTGCGTCCATTAT TGTCAATTGTGATACTTATTGAGGATCTGGAGCTGCTCTGTCCCCTTACGGGTGTCGCGGACACAAAAAACTCTAGCAATTCTCTGCGGATTTCAGCTCAGCTCTACAAACTGCTAGACGCACTTCCGCAAGGCATTATATGTCTGGCAACTTCTGGATTACCGGACTCCTTGCATGAACACGCGCGCAGACGGTTTGTGCGAGAGGTGACCATCGATATGCCCAGCGAAAAGCAGCGCAGACAACTTGTAGAGCATCTTTGTCAGGACAACGAGCTACAAATCTCAGAGACTTCACTCGATCACATAGCGAGAAACACTCAGGGATATGTGATAGCGGATCTAACACTTCTCTTACGCCGCGTTCAACAGCAACTACTATCTAAAGATAACTTCAATTTGGAGCAAATATTCCACCAAACGCTGCTACAAACTCAACCGAGTGCCTCTCGATCAACAGATGTGCGGGTCTCGAAGATGATGGCTGGTTTTAAGGTTATCGGAGGAATGGAAGCGCTAAAACGCACATTACAAGTCTCGGTCTTAGCGGGTCTAAGACAAAGTGCCGCTTTTGCCCGGTTCGGACTAAGTTTGCCAAAAGGAGTGCTGCTCTATGGTCCTCCGGGTTGTGCCAAGACCACCGTGGCCAAGTGCCTGGCCAAGGAGGCTGACATGACCTTCATTGCCACTTCGGCGGCAGAGGTTTACTCTCCCTACGTCGGTTGCGCGGAAAGATTTATTTCGCGGATCTTTGACACAGCGCGAAAGAATGCACCCTGTCTAATATTTTTGGATGAGATAG ATTCCCTTGTGGGCAGAAGGACGGTCTCAAGTGGCGGAGGTGGTGGCCAGGTACAGCTGAGAATTCTTTCCACGCTGTTGACCGAAATGGATGGTATTGTGGGCGGTGGTAGTCAGCAGCATATACTTGTGGTTGCAGCCACCAATCGTCCTGATATGATCGATGATGCCCTAATGCGACCAGGACGCTTTGATAAGCTCATCCATGTACCAGCCCCAGATGAGGAATCCCGCCTGGCTCTGCTGAAACTGCACTCCCAACGCATGCCTTTCCATAACAATGTGGTTCTCGAGGAGATCGCTGCGCGTACCGAGCGGTATTCCGGAGCGGATATGTGTAATCTCTGCAATGAGGCGGCCATCGAGGCTTTTCAGCGTGATTTTGAGGCCACTGAAATTGAGCTACAGGACTTTGAAAAAGTTCTCGCCAAGCAGAAATCCTCACTCACTCAAAGCCAAATAGATGGATACTATAAGTTTGCTCATAgatttttatag
- the LOC120448288 gene encoding drosomycin, which produces MMQIKYLFALFAVLMLVVLGANEADADCLSGRYKGPCAVWDNETCRRVCKEEGRSSGHCSPSLKCWCEGC; this is translated from the coding sequence ATGATGCAAATCAAGTACTTGTTCGCCCTCTTCGCTGTCCTGATGCTGGTGGTCCTGGGAGCAAACGAGGCCGATGCCGACTGTCTGTCCGGAAGATACAAGGGTCCCTGTGCCGTCTGGGACAACGAAACCTGCCGTCGTGTGTGCAAGGAGGAGGGACGCTCCAGTGGCCACTGCAGCCCCAGTCTCAAGTGCTGGTGCGAAGGATGCTAA
- the LOC120448497 gene encoding iduronate 2-sulfatase isoform X1, with product MITARLLFSLLMMPVLLDAAAPPRRPNVVMVIFDDLRPVIGAYGDPLASTPYLDNFARGSHIFTRAYSQQSLCAPSRNSLLTGRRPDTLHLYDFYSYWRTFIGNFTTLPQYFKEHGYYTYSCGKVFHPGLSSNNTDDYPLSWSAPAFRPRTEQFMNSPVCPDKEGILRKNLICPVELQTQPYKTLPDIESVAEALRFVESRSTRKEEPFFLAMGFHKPHINFRFPRQFLSRFHLSQFYNYTEDSLKPPDMPAVAWNPYTDVRARDDFKHTNISFPYGPISPLQAAQIRQSYYASVSYVDDLFGKLIGGLDLDETVVLVLGDHGWSLGEHAEWAKYSNFEVALRVPLIIRTPQFPVAQARYYHGITELLDVFPTLVDLAGLPKLPNCQRSQKLTCGEGKSLYPQLMGLGSADEHVALSQYPRPGMLPTKHPNSDKPKLRNIKIMGYSLRTDIYRYTLWVRFHAQNFSRDWHDVYGEELYDHRLDSGEELNLVPLPHYDDVRQRLRLRLMEVVGS from the exons ATGATCACTGCTCGTCTCCTGTTCTCGCTGCTTATGATGCCAGTGCTGCTGGACGCAGCTGCTCCGCCACGACGACCGAATGTGGTGATGGTGATCTTCGATGATCTGCGTCCAGTGATTGGCGCTTATGGCGATCCACTGGCTAGCACTCCGTATCTGGATAACTTTGCCAGGGGAAGTCACATCTTTACAAGAGCTTACAGTCAG CAATCCCTGTGCGCACCCAGCCGGAATTCGCTGCTCACAGGTCGAAGACCGGATACTCTGCATCTGTACGATTTCTATAGCTACTGGCGCACTTTCATCGGAAATTTTACCACTTTGCCGCAGTACTTTAAGGAGCACGGATATTACACCTATAGCTGCGGAAAGGTCTTCCATCCTGGCCTCTCCTCCAACAACACGGATGACTATCCCCTAAGTTGGTCGGCTCCAGCATTTCGTCCCCGTACCGAGCAGTTTATGAACTCGCCCGTATGTCCCGATAAGGAGGGCATTCTCCGCAAGAATCTCATCTGTCCCGTGGAGCTGCAAACCCAGCCGTACAAAACTCTGCCCGACATCGAGTCCGTGGCGGAGGCACTGCGCTTTGTGGAGTCACGGAGCACGCGGAAGGAGGAACCCTTCTTTCTGGCCATGGGTTTTCACAAGCCTCACATTAATTTCCGGTTTCCACGGCAATTTCTGTCAAGATTCCACCTCTCCCAGTTTTACAACTACACGGAGGACAGCCTGAAGCCGCCGGATATGCCGGCAGTGGCCTGGAATCCCTACACGGATGTGCGGGCCAGGGATGACTTCAAGCACACCAATATATCGTTTCCCTACGGCCCGATATCGCCACTCCAGGCTGCTCAGATACGACAGAGCTACTACGCCTCGGTGTCCTATGTGGATGATCTGTTTGGCAAGCTGATTGGAGGATTGGATCTGGATGAGacggtggtgctggtgctgggcGATCATGGCTGGTCCCTGGGCGAGCACGCCGAGTGGGCCAAGTACAGCAACTTCGAGGTGGCTCTCAGGGTTCCACTGATCATAAGAACTCCACAATTCCCTGTCGCCCAAGCAAGGTACTATCACGGGATCACAGAACTCCTGGATGTTTTTCCCACCTTGGTGGATCTGGCGGGCTTACCCAAATTGCCCAACTGCCAGAGATCCCAGAAGTTGACCTGTGGCGAGGGAAAAAGCCTTTACCCTCAACTAATGGGACTGGGAAGTG CGGATGAGCATGTGGCCCTCAGTCAATATCCAAGACCCGGAATGCTGCCCACAAAGCATCCAAACAGCGACAAGCCCAAGCTGCGGAATATCAAAATCATGGGCTATAGTCTCAGAACCGATATATATAGGTATACCTTGTGGGTGAGGTTCCATGCGCAAAACTTCAGCAGAG ACTGGCACGATGTGTATGGCGAGGAGTTGTACGACCATCGCCTGGATTCTGGCGAGGAATTGAATCTGGTGCCCCTGCCGCACTACGATGATGTGCGTCAGCGCCTCCGCTTGCGATTGATGGAGGTGGTGGGCAGCTAG